Part of the Micromonospora tarapacensis genome is shown below.
CAGATGGGATTCCTCGGCCCCTCGGAAGATCCGCCGGGCCGGGCCGGAGTGCAGGTACGGACGGCAGGCCGATGGGTCGGCCTGGTGGGACCGTATGGAGCAGTCTGGTCGCAGAAGGCCACCGATCTTGCCCTACGGCCGGCCACGGCTCATCCGTTCGGATGACCTCCGATCGTTCTTCTGGTTTGGGGCTGCCGTTGGGGGGGTGCTTCGTTCCGGCTGTCCGGGTACCGTCCATCCTCGGATCCAACCTACGGTAGGCGGCTGGATCCGCTGGGGAGTGAGGTGCGCGAGCGATGCCGTGGTGGTCATGGCGCCCCGGTCCCGCCAGTGGCGGTGACCCGGAAACTCGAAGCAGGATCACGGTGGAGGGTGCCGTCCGGGTCGGACCGCCGGGTCCCCGCCAGCCGGGCGACGACTGCCCGGGCGGGGAACATCCGTTGATAGCCGACATGCCGGCCACCGTCGAGCAGGTCACCCTGCGTCGCATCTGCGACGCACTCGACCTGCTCGACGTGCGCTACCTCGCCGACGGGGACGGCAACCTGCTGGCGATGTGGGAACGGCACGCCGTGCTGGTCACCCTGGAGGGCCCCGAGGACGAGATCCTCGTGCTGCGGGCCCGGCCGCACGCCACCGTGCCACCGGACTGGGCGGACCGGGCCTACCGGGTGGTCAACGAGTGGAACCACACCCGGCGCTTCTGCAAGGCGTACGTAGGCGACGCCACCGAACGCGGCCAGTTGCCGATCTACGCCGAGTTGCAGGTGCCGCTGGCCGCGGGCGCCCACGACGCGCTCCTGGTCGAGCTGCTCGACTGTGGCGCGGCCGTGGCCACCAGTTTCGTCGACTGGCTGCACGACGAGGGCGCCCTGCTGTGACGAACGGCCGCCCCGCGGCCGGCGGGGCGGCGGCAGGTCAGGCCGGCGCGGCCGGGTCCTCCATCACGTTCACCATGAAGTAGGCCGCCCGCTCCAGATAGTTCCAGAGTTCGGTGTCGAGCGCCGGGGGCAGGTCGAGGCCGTCGACCGCGCGGCGCATGTGACGCAGCCAGGCATCGCGCTCGGCGGCGCCGATCCGGAACGGGGCGTGCCGCATCCGCAGCCGAGGGTGCCCCCGCTGGCTGGAGTAGGTGTTCGGGCCGCCCCAGTACTGCATGAGGAAGAGGCGCATCCGGTCGGCGGCCGGCCCCAGATCCTGCGGATACATGGGGCGCAGCAGCGGGTCGTCGGCGATGCCGGCGTAGAACTCGTCGACCAGCCTGCGGAACGTGGGCTCGCCGCCGACGGCGTCGAAGAGCGTGACCGCCTCGCCGCGGCCTTCGGACTCACCTGCGGGATTCACCGTTCCATCCTGCCAGGGACCGGCGGGCGGTCGCCCGCCCGGGACCGGGCACAGGACGGTGGTTCAGGTCACCGCGTGTCGGGGGCGGCCGGGGTTCACCTGCCCGGGTCCCGGGTCGTCGGCGGTCGTGGCGGGCAGCGGTATGCCGCCGGACGCGGCCCGGGCCGCATCGATCGAGGAGTTCACGGTCTGCTGGTCGGGCCAGCGCAGGGCGACGAATGACATCAGCACCACTCCGGCGGCGCTCCACACTCCCACCACGGTCGGGATCGGGAAGCGCTCGGCGAGCAACCCGGTCACCATCACCGCGGTGCCCTGGATGACCTGGACGCCGGTGGCCATGACACCGAACGCCCGGGCCCGGAAGCCGTCCGGAAGGGCCTGGACGAAGAGGCCGTTGGCCACCGGCAACAGGCCGGCGACGGCGAATCCACAGACGGCGGCGAGCAGTGCCACCACCAGCGGCGGTGGATCGAGCAGCGCGGGCACCAGGCTCAGCGGGGCGATGACGGCCAACGGCCGCAGCAGGAGCAGCCGGCGGGCCGGTGCGACCGTACGCCCGATCAGCAACCCGCCGAGGATGAACCCGACCGGGGTGGCGGCCATGATCACAGCCTGCGCCAACCCGGGATTCATGGTCTGGCCGGCGTGTTCGTTCGCCCAGGCGGCGGCGAGACCCTCGGGGACGATGGAGAAGAGCATGGCGCTGAAGACCAGCACGGCGATCGCCCGTAGCACCGGCGTGTGGAAGACCATCCGGAACCCGGCGGCGGTCTCCCGCAGCAGGTGACTGCGGTGCTCGCTGGCCATCGCCGGTGGGCGGTCGCCCACGCCGAGGCGGACGAGCGTGGCCGACAGCGCGAAGGCGCCCGCGTTCATCAACAGCGCGGCGGTGGGGCTCACCGTCGCCACGGCGGCACCGAGCAGATAGCCGACGACCTGGGCGGCCTGCCCCACGCTGGCGTTGACGGAGAGCCCGACGACGAGCCGGTCGCCGGGCAGGATCAGGGGCATCAGCGCGGAGCGTGCGGCCTGGCTCGGTGGGTTCGCCAGCGTGGTGGCGAACAGCAGCGCCAGGATCACCGGCACCGGCATCCCCGGGATGGCGACGAGCAACATCAGCATCATCCGGATGACGTCACAGACGACCATGACCTGCCGGAAGCGGTGCCGTTCGGCGATGGTGGCCAGCAGCGGCCCGCCCACCAGCCAGGGCAGGTAGCTGACCGCGAAGGCGGCGGCAGACAGCGCGACGGACTCGGTCTCCCGGTAGACCAGGAGGGTGACCGCCGCCTTGGCGACGTAGTCGCCGATCCAGGTCAGCGTGCTGGCCGCGAAGACGGCTCGGTACTCACTCTGGGCGAAAACCTCCCGGAAGGTGGCCGGCCCTTCCGGAGAAGGTCGCTCGTCGGACACCATCGCCTCCATCGTCCCGGCGGGGGCCACTCGTGATGGCTGTCGGGACCATCGTCAGGTCTGCGGATCAACGAGGACGTGACACGCGCTGGGAAGCGCGTGCACCGGATTCTGCCCGATCGTCTGACAACTGGCTAGGGCGAACGGTTGGTCGGTCGCATCTCCGACTGAACGAACGGACGATACCCGAGGGGCCGCTCGGCCGCGACCCCCGGCGGCCGGCTCAGGTGGCCCCACCCTGACCGGTCTCGGTGTCCAAACGAGTATGTGCGCCGGGATAAATGCGGCCCGCCGCGATCCTCGCGGTGATACCGGAGTTCTCCAACCCCTCGGCGAGCCGGCGGCGCAACTCCCGACCCACGGCGAACTGCCCGTCGGCGGTGGTCTTGACCACGGTCCGGATCACCGTGCCGTCCACCGTCACCTGCTCCACGCCGAGCACCTCGGGCGGCTCGACGATCGAGGGCCCCAGCTCCGGATCCACGGCGAGCGACGCGGCGGCGGTACGCAGCACCGACGTGGCCTCCTCGGTGCCGGCGAAGCCGATCGGCAGGTCGACCACCACCAACGCCCAGCCCTGGCTCTTGTTGCCGACCCGGATGATCTCGCCGTTGCGGATGTACCAGAGCACGCCCCGCCCGTCGCGGACGGTGGTGACCCGCAGGCCGACCGTCTCGACCACCCCGGTCGCCTCGCCGAGGTCGACGTTGTCGCCGACCCCGTACTGGTCCTCGATGAGCATGAACAGCCCCGCGATCAGGTCCTTCACCAGGCTCTGCGCGCCGAATCCGAGGGCCACGCCGGCGATTCCCGCACTGGCCAGCAGCGGCGCCAGGTCGAAGCTGAACTCCTTGAGCACCATCAGCAGGGCGATGCCGAAGATGAAGGCGGTGCTCAGGCTGCGCAGCACCGAGCCGATCGCCTCGGCGCGCTGGCGGCGACGCTCCGGGACGAACTGGCCGGGCTCGGTGGTGGTGGTCGGGATGCGCTCACGCAGCGGGCGGAGCATGGTCGGCACGCCCGCGCCGCTGGTGCTGCGCACCAGCCGGCGGATCGTGCGGTGCACCAGCCACCGGGCGGCCAACGCCAGCAGCAGGATCAGGACGATCCGCAGCGGCTTGACCAGGATCCAGAAGCTGCCCTCGGCGAACCACACCGAGTCCGTGTGGTTCCAGACGATTGTGCACAGGATCTCGTCCAGGCACTCCGGGCTGGGGGTTTCGTCCGACGCCGGGCTGGGCGCGGCGGGGGTGGGGCTGGGGATGCTGACGGTCACCCTGATTTCGTACCGCAGGCACCCGGTGGACCCGCCGCCGACCCACCGGCCGGCGACGCCGAACCCCGCCGGTGCCGACGGCGGAAAGCTCCCGCAGGTACCCGGGATTAGTACGTGCATTCGCGGGTCCGATCAGGGACTATTGGCGCAACGGACGTCGGTGATCCGGCCGGCGTCGACGTGGTGCGGGGCTGTGCCCGGCGTCGGTCGGCGGTGGCGAGGCGGAAGGCCGCTTGACCGGGAGGGTGACGCGATGCCTGACATACGACGCGCGGTGGGCTCCGGCGCGCTGGTCCTCAACGCCACCTACGAGCCGCTGTGTGTCGTGTCGGTACGTCGTGCCGCAATCCTCGTGCTCTCCGCCAAGGCGGTCTGCGTCGCCGACGGCGAGGGCATCCTGCACAGCGCCCGCAATGCGCTGCCGGTGCCCTCGGTGGTCCGGCTCACCCGTTTCGTCCGGGTGCCGTACCGCACCCACGTGGGGCTGTCCCGCCGGGCGATCTTCGCCCGGGACGGCTGGCGCTGCGCCTACTGTCGCGGCCCGGCCGAGACCATCGACCACGTCTTCCCGCGCAGCCGGGGTGGCCGGCACGCCTGGGAGAACGTGGTCGCCGCCTGTGCCAGGTGCAACCACACCAAGGGCGACAAGACCCCGGCCGAGTTGGGGTGGCGGCTGCCGGCACCGCCCACCGCCCCCAAGGGGATCGCCTGGCGGGTGCTCGGGCACCGGGCCCCCGACCCGCGCTGGGTCGACTGGCTGGATCTCCGCGAGTCCGAAGCGGCCTGACCGCCGCCGCGGGTCGGGCTGCCCGGAGACAGCCACCGCGAGCACCGACTCAGCGGGCTTCGACCAGCGACGCGAACACCACCACGTTGTCCGCGTAGCCGGTCTGCCCGCCCACCCAGCGCCCGCCGCACGTGATCAGCCGCAACTGGGGGCGGCTGAAGTCACCGAAGACGTCGTCCGCCGGCAACTGCTCCTTGTCGTACCGGCCGACCCGGTCGACCTCGAAGACCGCCACCGTGCCGTCCGAGCGGGCGACCTCGACCCGGTCGTCGGTCCGCAGTTCCCGCAGATCCTGGAAGACGGCCGGACCGGTGCTGGTGTCGACGTGCCCGACGATGACCGCCGGACCGTACTGACCCGGGGTCGGGCCCTGGTCGTACCATCCGGCCTCCTGGGCGCGTTCCGCCGGTGGCGCGGCGATGCTGCCGTCCGCGGCGATGCCCACGTTGTGTACCGGCGCCGCCAGGTCGATCCGGCCGATCTCGATGCCGACGGGCTCGCTCGCGGCCAGCAGCGGGAAGTCCTTCGGCGGTGGCGCCAGCCCGGCGATGAAGCGGTCCGGCAGCAGACTCAGCCCGGTCAGCCGCTCGACGCCGAGCATCGTGATGATCAGCAGCATCAGCGAGCCGATCACCAGGACCGGCAGTCCCGGACCGGTGGGGCCCCGGCCCCGGTGCCCCACCGACCGGGCCCGGCGTGGCCTCGGCGGCAGCGGCGCGGCCGACGGGTCGGGCGTGGCGACGCTGGCGGAACCCATCTGCGCGGCGACCCGGCCCAGCCGGCCCGCCGCCGCAACCGCCGCCCGCCAGGCGCGAGACGCCCGGCGGGCGGTCCGGGCGGCCCGGACCCGGTTCCGGCGTGGGTACGCGGCAGCCGATCATGGCGATGGTGGGTCAGGAACCGGCCCGGCGTCGGCTGCTCACCAGCCCGAACACCACCGCTGCGGCCACCGTGGCGGCGCCGCCGAGCAGCAGCATCGAGCCCGTGCTCCGGCTGGCGGTGCCACCACCACCGGTCGCCGGGCCCTTCGTGGGCTGGTCCATGTTCAGCACGGTCAGGCTGGTGCTCGCGGTCCGGTCGTTGTCACAGCGCAGGTGCACCGGATAGTCACCGGCGGCCTTGTTGCCCGGCACGGTGACCGAGCCGGTGAGCAGGCCGTTGTCCGGCCGGAGGAAGACCCGGTCGAAGGCGTCCGACGTCACCTCTGCCTGTCGGTCGTTGGCGTTGTCACAGCTCGCGCGGATGTGTACCCGCGAGCCGGCCTGCACGCTGTTCGGCGTCACCTCGACGAACGTGTTCTCACCCGCTCGGGCGGGTGCCGCGCCGACCAGGACGAACGCCCCGATCAAGGCGAACGCCCCGAGCAGCCGGACGATGGTTGACGGAGCGTGGAGCAGACCTCCGTACGGTCGCAGACCCCGCATGATCCTCCCTCCCGGCACCGGTGCACCGGTCCTGCTGGGGCGACCCGCGGCGCTTTCCCCCTGGTCCGGGGGCTAACCGCGCGGGCCGGGCGGGAGTGGGGTGATCGGCTGCCAGTCGAGTGGGGTGGAGAGCACCATCGTGCTCGACGGCTGGCCGTACGGTGCGAGCCGGTCGATGACGGCCTCGAACTCACCGATCGAGCCGGCGGCGACCTTCAGCATGCTGCACGCGTCGCCGGTGATCCGGTGGATCTCCAGGATCTCCGGCCATCCCGGGACGTCCGGGTCGTGCAGGATGCACCGGGCTCCGTAGCAGGACATCCGGATCAGCGCGACCACGGTGCGGCCGGCGCGGGTGAGGTCGACGTGGGCGTGGTAACCGCCGATCACGCCGGTTTCCTCCAGCCGGCGCACCCGCTCGGCCACCGCCGGCGGGGAGAGGTGCACCCGCCGGGACAGTTCGCTGAACGACAACCGTGCGTCGGCCTGCAACTCGGACAGCAGGGCCCAGTCCATCTCGTCCATCCACCGACCTTACGTGCGGTAGGCCGACCTGGGCTAGCGGCTTTCGTTCGGCAGGTCGAACGGTTAAAGCGCCGTTGAACAGGCATTCCGTTTGGCGAACCCGGCGGGAGATCATGACTGGAGGGCAGCCAGGAAGGAGCGGACGCATGGAGCAGACCGAACTGCGCCCGGAAACCCGGACGCCGGTGCGCCCGGCCACGCCAGGCCAGCGGGCGGCGCGCGCCGCCCGCAACGGTGGTGAGCCGACCCTCGAATTCGCCGAGCGGGTGCCGTACGACGCGTACGTGCATGCCAGCACGCTGCACCGGCTGCAGCAACCGCTGAGCGGCGACCCGGGCGAGATGTCCTTCCTGATGGTCAGCCAGATCATG
Proteins encoded:
- a CDS encoding type III secretion system chaperone family protein gives rise to the protein MPWWSWRPGPASGGDPETRSRITVEGAVRVGPPGPRQPGDDCPGGEHPLIADMPATVEQVTLRRICDALDLLDVRYLADGDGNLLAMWERHAVLVTLEGPEDEILVLRARPHATVPPDWADRAYRVVNEWNHTRRFCKAYVGDATERGQLPIYAELQVPLAAGAHDALLVELLDCGAAVATSFVDWLHDEGALL
- a CDS encoding globin, with product MNPAGESEGRGEAVTLFDAVGGEPTFRRLVDEFYAGIADDPLLRPMYPQDLGPAADRMRLFLMQYWGGPNTYSSQRGHPRLRMRHAPFRIGAAERDAWLRHMRRAVDGLDLPPALDTELWNYLERAAYFMVNVMEDPAAPA
- a CDS encoding MFS transporter, with the protein product MVSDERPSPEGPATFREVFAQSEYRAVFAASTLTWIGDYVAKAAVTLLVYRETESVALSAAAFAVSYLPWLVGGPLLATIAERHRFRQVMVVCDVIRMMLMLLVAIPGMPVPVILALLFATTLANPPSQAARSALMPLILPGDRLVVGLSVNASVGQAAQVVGYLLGAAVATVSPTAALLMNAGAFALSATLVRLGVGDRPPAMASEHRSHLLRETAAGFRMVFHTPVLRAIAVLVFSAMLFSIVPEGLAAAWANEHAGQTMNPGLAQAVIMAATPVGFILGGLLIGRTVAPARRLLLLRPLAVIAPLSLVPALLDPPPLVVALLAAVCGFAVAGLLPVANGLFVQALPDGFRARAFGVMATGVQVIQGTAVMVTGLLAERFPIPTVVGVWSAAGVVLMSFVALRWPDQQTVNSSIDAARAASGGIPLPATTADDPGPGQVNPGRPRHAVT
- a CDS encoding mechanosensitive ion channel family protein, whose amino-acid sequence is MTVSIPSPTPAAPSPASDETPSPECLDEILCTIVWNHTDSVWFAEGSFWILVKPLRIVLILLLALAARWLVHRTIRRLVRSTSGAGVPTMLRPLRERIPTTTTEPGQFVPERRRQRAEAIGSVLRSLSTAFIFGIALLMVLKEFSFDLAPLLASAGIAGVALGFGAQSLVKDLIAGLFMLIEDQYGVGDNVDLGEATGVVETVGLRVTTVRDGRGVLWYIRNGEIIRVGNKSQGWALVVVDLPIGFAGTEEATSVLRTAAASLAVDPELGPSIVEPPEVLGVEQVTVDGTVIRTVVKTTADGQFAVGRELRRRLAEGLENSGITARIAAGRIYPGAHTRLDTETGQGGAT
- a CDS encoding HNH endonuclease; protein product: MPDIRRAVGSGALVLNATYEPLCVVSVRRAAILVLSAKAVCVADGEGILHSARNALPVPSVVRLTRFVRVPYRTHVGLSRRAIFARDGWRCAYCRGPAETIDHVFPRSRGGRHAWENVVAACARCNHTKGDKTPAELGWRLPAPPTAPKGIAWRVLGHRAPDPRWVDWLDLRESEAA
- a CDS encoding class F sortase; this encodes MGRVAAQMGSASVATPDPSAAPLPPRPRRARSVGHRGRGPTGPGLPVLVIGSLMLLIITMLGVERLTGLSLLPDRFIAGLAPPPKDFPLLAASEPVGIEIGRIDLAAPVHNVGIAADGSIAAPPAERAQEAGWYDQGPTPGQYGPAVIVGHVDTSTGPAVFQDLRELRTDDRVEVARSDGTVAVFEVDRVGRYDKEQLPADDVFGDFSRPQLRLITCGGRWVGGQTGYADNVVVFASLVEAR
- a CDS encoding Lrp/AsnC family transcriptional regulator, producing MDEMDWALLSELQADARLSFSELSRRVHLSPPAVAERVRRLEETGVIGGYHAHVDLTRAGRTVVALIRMSCYGARCILHDPDVPGWPEILEIHRITGDACSMLKVAAGSIGEFEAVIDRLAPYGQPSSTMVLSTPLDWQPITPLPPGPRG